The Apium graveolens cultivar Ventura chromosome 10, ASM990537v1, whole genome shotgun sequence nucleotide sequence tctccaacttagatggtaattaggagTCCTATAAGGGAAGGAACTCCAAAACCTTCTGTGCAGGACTTTGAGTCCATTTATgacacatgtctctgctcttcgAGCCTATTAGGCCTAGTCCGTGAACACCATGTGTTCGTGGGCTTTGACGACCTCTGCGGGTGAGCCTTATCTACATGAGTTGTCCTGAGTCTGCTACGAGTTCGGACCAGATAGGTCTGTACTGGACTTCAGACAAGAAGCCTAGGTGTAATTAATGCGACAATTAATGTGTTTTTAGAATATATTTTCTATATAAGTGGGTCTTGATCGGGTCTATCCAATAACTCGTCACACCAACCGGTGCTATCAGATTTATGACCTGAATTGTAGAGGTATTCAGGACCTAGAAGTAGATACTTCTTGGATAGTTCTCGATTTCTGATGAGGCGAACTGGGATAGGGCATCAGCCGTGGTGTTCTCCTCTCTCAGAACATGTTCTGCgtaccattcatcaaactgagtCAATATTCCCTTTACGACTCTCAGGTATTTGGCCATACTATCATCTTTGGCCTCAAACTCTCCATTAACTTGAGCAACCACAAGTCTTGAGTCTCTACAGACCTTCAGGTTTTTTGCCCTCACGGCTCGAGCTAAGCCTAAGTTATCTATCAATGCTTCGTATTCTGCTTCGTTGTTCGTAGTTGGAaagtccaacttcaaagcataTTCAATCATAAAGTCATCGGGGCTTTGCACGACTAGGCATGCACCACTAGATTTTGTTTTGGACGCTCCGTCAAAATGtagaacccaatactctttcagGGTCGTTTCTTTACCCTTCTCTTTCTCTCCTCCTTCCGGGGTTACTATCttctgccccccgacttcttggtcgttAATGGTGCATTCGACCACAAAGTCTGTTAAAGCATGATGCTTAATAGCCGTTCGAgacttgtacttgatgtcaaattctccc carries:
- the LOC141691272 gene encoding uncharacterized protein LOC141691272, yielding MIDTLIDATVGHEMLSFMDGFSGYNQIKIHKDDTSEVKNFEWTDESQEAFEHLKKYMIEAPLLAKPSPEDTLYLYLAVSEQAVSAVLIKEERKIQKPVYYVSNVQHVEELNYPAIEKSALALITASRKLRPYFQAHKIEVLTDQLLKNILHSPKASGRLIKWAIELGEFDIKYKSRTAIKHHALTDFVVECTINDQEVGGQKIVTPEGGEKEKGKETTLKEYWVLHFDGASKTKSSGACLVVQSPDDFMIEYALKLDFPTTNNEAEYEALIDNLGLARAVRAKNLKVCRDSRLVVAQVNGEFEAKDDSMAKYLRVVKGILTQFDEWYAEHVLREENTTADALSQFASSEIENYPRSIYF